Below is a genomic region from Rhododendron vialii isolate Sample 1 chromosome 5a, ASM3025357v1.
AGTTGCTGAACAAACCCTTATGATCTCCTTGTTGCATTGTAGGAAGTACGAACCCATTCCTTCAATTCCAAACTGATTAAATTTCCTTCCCTTGAAACCGTTAGTCATGGTGAAATCAATCGTGTTGAAACGAAGTACCCATTCATGGTTGGAAATAAGATACAAATAACGGTCTACAAAAAACACAGGTTGAAAAAACATAGGTTGACCAATTTCTAAGGGAATGGTGAAAAATTTCCAAGCATTGTCACCCGGGTGGGCAATTGCGAGACAAAGATCAACAAGGGCTACACAATTGGGAGTACCCTCAAGCATGGAAATTCCTGATGGCATGTATGCACTGAATAATCGAGGCAACCTTGGCATCTCGAGTTTCACTCGAGTAAAGGGGTTTAGCAAGAACACCCGAGGGACTTGCTTACAACAGTGACATGTCAATAGGAGCACCCAACCATTTTTTGACTGTATGACAATGGTCTTGGCAAATTCTGGAAGATCAACAGTGAATTTGGTTTTAGTCCATGGACTGAAAAACTCCCTCTCGCTTCCACGATGATCCTT
It encodes:
- the LOC131327304 gene encoding putative F-box protein At5g66830 produces the protein MEETWSCIPTLLIWMIMKRLQFIDNLHLSAVCKHWLNAFHNFPKEQIPTMSCSNFPWLMITKDHRGSEREFFSPWTKTKFTVDLPEFAKTIVIQSKNGWVLLLTCHCCKQVPRVFLLNPFTRVKLEMPRLPRLFSAYMPSGISMLEGTPNCVALVDLCLAIAHPGDNAWKFFTIPLEIGQPMFFQPVFFVDRYLYLISNHEWVLRFNTIDFTMTNGFKGRKFNQFGIEGMGSYFLQCNKEIIRVCSATSTGRLMPYGHFSMNSFADAAWAFYKYSFSKAAWEALDDDEIRGKSWFLSNCGAKFASAAEGTAVERVHFLSKFSRRASYCLFSCDLNSPGKDAHSYFGNLSRKSTVWINME